A genomic window from bacterium includes:
- a CDS encoding isochorismatase family protein, translating to MAIWDDVIPAEDKAMLDKYRGAKEVGFGERPALLIVDMSYAFVDDRFSSGYSKTGVPCAENIATLLETARERGIPVYYSTNDDRGSSQLMGNWKSRGARAVEEDGDGLPYAHDIYPAVAPRDGETVLIKSKPSVFYGTQLAGLLIYSQIDTVIVTGMSTSGCVRGSVLDAFNLNFKVIVPEECVADRAQMSHKVNLFDMHMKYADVLPMARVADYLRGLE from the coding sequence ATGGCGATTTGGGATGATGTGATTCCCGCGGAAGACAAGGCGATGCTCGACAAGTACCGCGGCGCGAAGGAGGTGGGCTTCGGCGAGCGCCCGGCGCTGCTCATCGTTGATATGAGCTACGCCTTCGTGGACGACCGGTTCAGCAGCGGCTACTCGAAAACGGGAGTCCCCTGCGCGGAGAACATCGCCACCCTCCTTGAGACGGCACGCGAGCGGGGCATTCCCGTCTACTATTCGACGAACGATGACCGGGGCTCCTCCCAGCTGATGGGGAACTGGAAGAGCCGGGGAGCGCGGGCGGTGGAAGAGGATGGGGATGGGCTTCCATATGCGCACGACATCTATCCCGCGGTCGCCCCGCGGGATGGCGAGACGGTGCTCATCAAGTCGAAGCCGAGCGTCTTTTACGGGACTCAGCTGGCCGGACTTTTGATATACAGCCAGATAGATACGGTGATCGTCACCGGAATGAGCACGAGCGGCTGCGTGCGCGGCTCGGTGCTGGATGCTTTCAACCTCAACTTCAAGGTGATCGTGCCCGAGGAGTGCGTGGCCGATCGGGCGCAGATGTCCCACAAGGTGAATCTCTTCGACATGCACATGAAATATGCGGACGTGCTCCCGATGGCGCGCGTGGCGGACTATCTCAGGGGGCTCGAATAG
- a CDS encoding tetratricopeptide repeat protein, with the protein MAEEKIEGIYYEEKTMTGGLHANVRYWAREDGDVVILEYLKLTGTSTGMEAEKLTREAFEKRFTKEESKEEEVKKTPEEEHASKLARQGQIHLEKKEYFSAQYEFQNALKVDGTHVQASFGLGQAYLESGDVEKAKEIFDQLGDNTKLYEKENKHTLNDLGIVLRKQQMYDAAISNYRKAIEIDAKDPVLYFNLGRAFWHKGNRGDALDNLRESIKLDPDFEHAKEFMQMVEKKK; encoded by the coding sequence ATGGCTGAAGAAAAAATCGAAGGCATCTACTACGAAGAAAAAACAATGACGGGCGGCCTGCACGCGAACGTCCGCTACTGGGCCCGCGAGGATGGCGATGTCGTCATCCTCGAATACCTCAAACTCACTGGTACTTCGACCGGGATGGAAGCCGAAAAGTTGACGCGGGAAGCTTTCGAGAAGCGCTTCACCAAGGAAGAGTCCAAGGAAGAGGAAGTGAAGAAAACTCCCGAGGAGGAGCACGCCAGCAAGCTTGCCCGCCAGGGACAGATTCACCTGGAGAAAAAAGAGTACTTCAGCGCCCAGTACGAGTTTCAGAATGCGCTCAAGGTGGATGGGACCCATGTACAGGCCAGCTTTGGCTTGGGACAGGCATACCTTGAGTCCGGGGATGTCGAAAAAGCGAAGGAAATTTTCGACCAGTTGGGCGATAACACCAAGCTCTACGAGAAAGAAAACAAGCACACACTGAACGATCTGGGCATCGTCCTGCGGAAGCAGCAGATGTACGATGCGGCCATCAGCAACTACCGGAAAGCCATCGAGATCGACGCAAAGGACCCGGTCCTGTACTTCAATCTGGGCCGCGCCTTCTGGCACAAGGGAAACCGGGGCGACGCCCTCGATAATCTGCGGGAGTCCATCAAACTCGATCCGGATTTCGAGCACGCGAAAGAGTTCATGCAGATGGTGGAGAAGAAGAAGTGA
- a CDS encoding CoA-binding protein produces MNPPDERLRERLAAARNIAVVGLSPRMHRTSHRIGAYLQEAGYRIFPVNPNADTVLGETARGRLADLEEPIDIVNVFRRNQFIPRVAEGVLRMSPRPSLVWMQLGIFHEESARKLEAAGIEVVQDLCIKVEHRRLLAGP; encoded by the coding sequence ATGAACCCTCCCGATGAGCGCTTGCGCGAGCGGCTCGCCGCCGCCCGGAACATCGCCGTCGTGGGCCTCTCGCCCCGGATGCACCGGACGAGCCACCGCATCGGCGCCTATCTCCAGGAGGCGGGCTACCGGATTTTTCCCGTCAACCCGAACGCGGACACAGTTCTCGGGGAGACCGCCCGGGGCCGCCTCGCCGATCTGGAGGAGCCGATCGACATCGTGAACGTCTTCCGCCGGAACCAGTTCATCCCCCGGGTGGCCGAGGGCGTCCTCCGGATGAGCCCCCGCCCCAGCCTCGTCTGGATGCAGCTGGGGATTTTCCATGAAGAAAGCGCCCGGAAGCTCGAAGCGGCGGGCATCGAGGTGGTGCAGGATCTGTGCATCAAGGTCGAACACCGGCGGCTTCTGGCCGGGCCCTAG